CGAGCCCTGATTGACGCACAAGAAGTGGCCCGTTCGATCCTTCGACAAGCTCAGGACGAACGGGAAGCAGATGAAAGGTGAGTGAGTAGAATCCGTTCGTCCTGAGCTTGTCGAAGGACAAACACAATGGGTGCAATACTTCCGAAAGGATTGGAAATGAGCCAATTCCCCGATCCCAAGTTCGCCGAACTCGGCGACATTCGCATGGCCTACTACGAAGAAGGCGCCGAGGGTGCCCTGCCCGTCATCTTCAGCCACGGATTTCCCGAGCTCGCCTATTCCTGGCGCCACCAGCTCCCGGCCGTTGCGGCCGCCGGCTTTCGCGCGATCGCGCCCGACCAGCGCGGCTACGGTCTCACCGATGCCCCCGAAAAGACCGAGGACTACGACATCACCCACCTGACGGGCGACCTCGTCGCGCTGCTCGATCACCTGGGCGAGGAAAAGGCCGTTTTCGTCGGACACGACTGGGGCGGCATGGTGGTGTGGGCCATGGGGCAGCTTCACCCGGACCGCGTCGCGGGCGTCGTGGGCGTGAACACGCCGTTTCTGCCACGCGCGCCGATGAAGCCCATCGACATGATGCGCGCGGCATTCGGTGAGAGCCATTACATCGTGCACTTCCAGCAACCAGGTGATGCCGACCGGCGCCTTGCCGCCGACACGCGCCGCACGCTGAGCCAGCTCTACCGCAAGGGCGTGCCGCTCAAGCAGCTCATGGACGAGGCCAAGAAGACCGGCAAGCGCCCGAGCTTCAACCTCTGCGAGATCGTCGAGGGCGAGGACGCCCCCGGCGAGATGTGCGTCACCGCGGATGAACTCGATTTCTACGTGAAGATGTTCGAGAAGAGCGGCTTTACCGGCGGCATCAACTGGTATCGCAACATGAACCGCAACTGGGAGATCATGGAAAACGTGCCGCAGAAGGTGGACGCGCCCTCGCTCATGGTAACCGCCAGGAACGACGTCGCCCTGCCACCCTCACTGGCCAAGGGAATGGAGCGCTACGTGCCGGACCTCGAAACCCACATGATCGAGGACTGCGGCCACTGGACCCAGAGCGAGCAGCCCGCGCGCCTCAACGAGATACTGAGCACCTGGCTCAAGAAGCGATTCGGGTAGGCGGAAATCATCTCACGAATCGCATTGCCCGGATGCTGTTGTCCTGAGCA
This Chrysiogenia bacterium DNA region includes the following protein-coding sequences:
- a CDS encoding alpha/beta hydrolase, whose product is MSQFPDPKFAELGDIRMAYYEEGAEGALPVIFSHGFPELAYSWRHQLPAVAAAGFRAIAPDQRGYGLTDAPEKTEDYDITHLTGDLVALLDHLGEEKAVFVGHDWGGMVVWAMGQLHPDRVAGVVGVNTPFLPRAPMKPIDMMRAAFGESHYIVHFQQPGDADRRLAADTRRTLSQLYRKGVPLKQLMDEAKKTGKRPSFNLCEIVEGEDAPGEMCVTADELDFYVKMFEKSGFTGGINWYRNMNRNWEIMENVPQKVDAPSLMVTARNDVALPPSLAKGMERYVPDLETHMIEDCGHWTQSEQPARLNEILSTWLKKRFG